One stretch of Hypanus sabinus isolate sHypSab1 chromosome 29, sHypSab1.hap1, whole genome shotgun sequence DNA includes these proteins:
- the LOC132382997 gene encoding small ribosomal subunit protein uS17 produces MADNQTERAYQKQPTVFQNKKRVLAAEGAKEKLPRYHRNVGLGFKTPREAIDGTYIDKKCPFTGNVSIRGRILTGVVTKMKMQRTIVIRRDYLHYIRKYNRFEKRHKNMSVHLSPCFRDVQNGDSVTVGECRPLSKTVRFNVLKVTKAAGAKKQFQKF; encoded by the exons ATGGCGGACAACCAG ACCGAGCGCGCCTACCAGAAGCAGCCGACTGTCTTCCAGAATAAGAAGCGCGTGTTAGCGGCTGAGGGCGCCAAGGAGAAGCTGCCGCGCTACCACCGCAATGTGGGCCTAGGCTTCAAGACCCCGCGAGAG GCCATTGATGGAACCTACATTGACAAGAAATGTCCATTTACTGGGAATGTGTCAATTCGAGGGCGTATCCTCACAG GTGTTGTAACTAAAATGAAGATGCAACGGACCATTGTTATTCGCAGAGACTACCTTCATTACATCAGGAAATACAACCGTTTTGAGAAGCGACACAAGAACATGTCTGTGCACTTATCCCCTTGCTTCAG GGATGTGCAGAATGGAGACAGTGTGACCGTTGGAGAGTGTCGACCCCTCAGTAAGACTGTGCGTTTCAACGTCCTCAAAGTCACCAAGGCTGCAGGAGCCAAGAAACAGTTCCAGAAATTTTGA
- the LOC132382993 gene encoding zinc finger and BTB domain-containing protein 20-like isoform X2, producing MAEQLHSINLQNFSRSLLETLNSQRLGGHFCDVTVRIHNTALRAHRCVLAAASPFFHDKLLLGYSEIEVPPLVSAQTLRRLVDFMYSGSLMVSHVEALQILTAASVLQIKTIIDECTRIISQNAPQKAQGDQSLASQKLDLSDEKEAVLCQTSGDQIHKFPMGFIETTLSPHSAEREFDFVQGCSKNAASTDSGYKAEEMLPTLCRQQTAARQKGTGEQATSDQENLSLMDSSRNSEVRALWYNAAANQRPEVGLLPQGSHSRKQRQPIRLQMADGSEVTIKEEDDDLLYCGENITAQTVSNQTTEQVNQGEQTEEVPEANAFDPNQTAVGDRRDSGSHLSLSNKGEEMEFFNASDLLPDELKSFWQGEKEEKDTAIQQNRKMDCKSQLEASFPRSSTFIQDFLPGSTMQSNLRNQGCSAQYEVQGDATVASTTTHRNLYQIGLPQSPHLPTLASTSQTCMSSIPAQTTCQNPPVFPDGVQAVPAPAPAPASQVPSEAERKPYGCTQCGKTFSSRQNYAKHMFVHTENGCD from the exons ATGGCTGAGCAACTTCATAGCATCAACCTCCAGAATTTCAGCAGATCCCTTCTGGAAACATTGAACTCACAACGTCTGGGTGGCCATTTCTGCGATGTGACAGTGCGTATCCATAACACGGCTCTCCGAGCCCACCGCTGTGTCTTGGCTGCAGCTAGCCCGTTTTTCCATGACAAACTCTTGCTAGGTTACAGTGAGATTGAGGTCCCGCCTTTGGTCTCAGCCCAGACTCTGCGACGACTGGTTGATTTTATGTACAGTGGGTCACTGATGGTCTCCCACGTGGAAGCTCTACAGATCCTCACAGCAGCGAGTGTCCTTCAGATTAAAACCATCATTGATGAGTGTACACGAATTATTTCACAAAACGCCCCGCAAAAAGCTCAGGGGGACCAGTCATTAGCCAGTCAAAAGCTGGATCTTTCTGatgagaaagaagctgtcctttgCCAGACATCCGGTGACCAGATCCACAAGTTTCCCATGGGGTTCATTGAAACAACGTTGTCACCCCACTCAGCTGAGAGAGAATTTGACTTTGTTCAGGGATGCTCAAAGAACGCAGCCTCAACTGATAGCGGGTACAAAGCTGAAGAAATGCTCCCCACTCTGTGCAGGCAACAAACAGCAGCACGCCAGAAGGGAACAGGAGAGCAGGCCACGTCTGACCAGGAGAACCTGTCGCTCATGGACTCCAGTCGGAACAGTGAGGTGCGTGCACTTTGGTACAATGCTGCAGCCAACCAGCGACCCGAGGTGGGGCTGTTGCCACAAGGCAGTCACAGTCGCAAGCAGCGGCAGCCAATCAGACTCCAAATGGCTGATGGAAGTGAAGTGACCATCAAAGAGGAGGATGATGATCTTCTTTACTGTGGGGAGAACATCACTGCACAGACTGTCTCCAATCAAACCACAGAGCAGGTCAACCAGGGCGAACAGACTGAGGAAGTCCCCGAAGCAAATGCCTTTGACCCCAACCAGACTGCAGTGGGAGACCGAAGAGACTCTGGCAGTCATCTGAGTTTGAGCAACAAAGGGGAAGAGATGGAATTTTTCAATGCTAGTGACCTCTTACCGGATGAACTGAAGTCATTCTGGCAAGGAGAGAAAGAGGAGAAGGACACTGCCATACAGCAAAATCGCAAAATGGACTGCAAGTCACAGCTTGAGGCCTCATTCCCGCGGTCTTCAACATTTATACAAGACTTCCTTCCAGGTTCTACCATGCAATCCAACCTACGTAACCAGGGCTGCTCTGCACAATATGAAGTTCAAGGAGATGCCACCGTGGCCAGCACAACTACTCACCGCAATCTCTACCAAATTGGCCTTCCCCAGTCTCCTCACCTTCCAACGTTGGCCTCCACTTCCCAAACCTGTATGTCCAGCATTCCGGCTCAGACAACATGTCAGAATCCCCCGGTATTCCCAGATGGAGTCCAAGCAgtgccagctccagctccagctccagccagCCAGGTTCCCAGTGAAGCTGAGCGGAAACCCTATGGATGCACACAATGTGGGAAGACTTTCAGCTCCAGACAGAACTATGCCAAGCACATGTTTGTTCACACAG AAAACGGATGTGACTGA
- the LOC132382993 gene encoding zinc finger and BTB domain-containing protein 20-like isoform X3, translating into MAEQLHSINLQNFSRSLLETLNSQRLGGHFCDVTVRIHNTALRAHRCVLAAASPFFHDKLLLGYSEIEVPPLVSAQTLRRLVDFMYSGSLMVSHVEALQILTAASVLQIKTIIDECTRIISQNAPQKAQGDQSLASQKLDLSDEKEAVLCQTSGDQIHKFPMGFIETTLSPHSAEREFDFVQGCSKNAASTDSGYKAEEMLPTLCRQQTAARQKGTGEQATSDQENLSLMDSSRNSEVRALWYNAAANQRPEVGLLPQGSHSRKQRQPIRLQMADGSEVTIKEEDDDLLYCGENITAQTVSNQTTEQVNQGEQTEEVPEANAFDPNQTAVGDRRDSGSHLSLSNKGEEMEFFNASDLLPDELKSFWQGEKEEKDTAIQQNRKMDCKSQLEASFPRSSTFIQDFLPGSTMQSNLRNQGCSAQYEVQGDATVASTTTHRNLYQIGLPQSPHLPTLASTSQTCMSSIPAQTTCQNPPVFPDGVQAVPAPAPAPASQVPSEAERKPYGCTQCGKTFSSRQNYAKHMFVHTGLA; encoded by the exons ATGGCTGAGCAACTTCATAGCATCAACCTCCAGAATTTCAGCAGATCCCTTCTGGAAACATTGAACTCACAACGTCTGGGTGGCCATTTCTGCGATGTGACAGTGCGTATCCATAACACGGCTCTCCGAGCCCACCGCTGTGTCTTGGCTGCAGCTAGCCCGTTTTTCCATGACAAACTCTTGCTAGGTTACAGTGAGATTGAGGTCCCGCCTTTGGTCTCAGCCCAGACTCTGCGACGACTGGTTGATTTTATGTACAGTGGGTCACTGATGGTCTCCCACGTGGAAGCTCTACAGATCCTCACAGCAGCGAGTGTCCTTCAGATTAAAACCATCATTGATGAGTGTACACGAATTATTTCACAAAACGCCCCGCAAAAAGCTCAGGGGGACCAGTCATTAGCCAGTCAAAAGCTGGATCTTTCTGatgagaaagaagctgtcctttgCCAGACATCCGGTGACCAGATCCACAAGTTTCCCATGGGGTTCATTGAAACAACGTTGTCACCCCACTCAGCTGAGAGAGAATTTGACTTTGTTCAGGGATGCTCAAAGAACGCAGCCTCAACTGATAGCGGGTACAAAGCTGAAGAAATGCTCCCCACTCTGTGCAGGCAACAAACAGCAGCACGCCAGAAGGGAACAGGAGAGCAGGCCACGTCTGACCAGGAGAACCTGTCGCTCATGGACTCCAGTCGGAACAGTGAGGTGCGTGCACTTTGGTACAATGCTGCAGCCAACCAGCGACCCGAGGTGGGGCTGTTGCCACAAGGCAGTCACAGTCGCAAGCAGCGGCAGCCAATCAGACTCCAAATGGCTGATGGAAGTGAAGTGACCATCAAAGAGGAGGATGATGATCTTCTTTACTGTGGGGAGAACATCACTGCACAGACTGTCTCCAATCAAACCACAGAGCAGGTCAACCAGGGCGAACAGACTGAGGAAGTCCCCGAAGCAAATGCCTTTGACCCCAACCAGACTGCAGTGGGAGACCGAAGAGACTCTGGCAGTCATCTGAGTTTGAGCAACAAAGGGGAAGAGATGGAATTTTTCAATGCTAGTGACCTCTTACCGGATGAACTGAAGTCATTCTGGCAAGGAGAGAAAGAGGAGAAGGACACTGCCATACAGCAAAATCGCAAAATGGACTGCAAGTCACAGCTTGAGGCCTCATTCCCGCGGTCTTCAACATTTATACAAGACTTCCTTCCAGGTTCTACCATGCAATCCAACCTACGTAACCAGGGCTGCTCTGCACAATATGAAGTTCAAGGAGATGCCACCGTGGCCAGCACAACTACTCACCGCAATCTCTACCAAATTGGCCTTCCCCAGTCTCCTCACCTTCCAACGTTGGCCTCCACTTCCCAAACCTGTATGTCCAGCATTCCGGCTCAGACAACATGTCAGAATCCCCCGGTATTCCCAGATGGAGTCCAAGCAgtgccagctccagctccagctccagccagCCAGGTTCCCAGTGAAGCTGAGCGGAAACCCTATGGATGCACACAATGTGGGAAGACTTTCAGCTCCAGACAGAACTATGCCAAGCACATGTTTGTTCACACAG gacttgcatga
- the LOC132382993 gene encoding zinc finger and BTB domain-containing protein 20-like isoform X1: protein MAEQLHSINLQNFSRSLLETLNSQRLGGHFCDVTVRIHNTALRAHRCVLAAASPFFHDKLLLGYSEIEVPPLVSAQTLRRLVDFMYSGSLMVSHVEALQILTAASVLQIKTIIDECTRIISQNAPQKAQGDQSLASQKLDLSDEKEAVLCQTSGDQIHKFPMGFIETTLSPHSAEREFDFVQGCSKNAASTDSGYKAEEMLPTLCRQQTAARQKGTGEQATSDQENLSLMDSSRNSEVRALWYNAAANQRPEVGLLPQGSHSRKQRQPIRLQMADGSEVTIKEEDDDLLYCGENITAQTVSNQTTEQVNQGEQTEEVPEANAFDPNQTAVGDRRDSGSHLSLSNKGEEMEFFNASDLLPDELKSFWQGEKEEKDTAIQQNRKMDCKSQLEASFPRSSTFIQDFLPGSTMQSNLRNQGCSAQYEVQGDATVASTTTHRNLYQIGLPQSPHLPTLASTSQTCMSSIPAQTTCQNPPVFPDGVQAVPAPAPAPASQVPSEAERKPYGCTQCGKTFSSRQNYAKHMFVHTGEKPHQCSVCWRSFSLRDYLIKHMVTHTGVRAYQCPVCNKRFTQKSSLNVHMRLHRGEKAFECHVCNKRFSHKTLLERHMVTHII from the exons ATGGCTGAGCAACTTCATAGCATCAACCTCCAGAATTTCAGCAGATCCCTTCTGGAAACATTGAACTCACAACGTCTGGGTGGCCATTTCTGCGATGTGACAGTGCGTATCCATAACACGGCTCTCCGAGCCCACCGCTGTGTCTTGGCTGCAGCTAGCCCGTTTTTCCATGACAAACTCTTGCTAGGTTACAGTGAGATTGAGGTCCCGCCTTTGGTCTCAGCCCAGACTCTGCGACGACTGGTTGATTTTATGTACAGTGGGTCACTGATGGTCTCCCACGTGGAAGCTCTACAGATCCTCACAGCAGCGAGTGTCCTTCAGATTAAAACCATCATTGATGAGTGTACACGAATTATTTCACAAAACGCCCCGCAAAAAGCTCAGGGGGACCAGTCATTAGCCAGTCAAAAGCTGGATCTTTCTGatgagaaagaagctgtcctttgCCAGACATCCGGTGACCAGATCCACAAGTTTCCCATGGGGTTCATTGAAACAACGTTGTCACCCCACTCAGCTGAGAGAGAATTTGACTTTGTTCAGGGATGCTCAAAGAACGCAGCCTCAACTGATAGCGGGTACAAAGCTGAAGAAATGCTCCCCACTCTGTGCAGGCAACAAACAGCAGCACGCCAGAAGGGAACAGGAGAGCAGGCCACGTCTGACCAGGAGAACCTGTCGCTCATGGACTCCAGTCGGAACAGTGAGGTGCGTGCACTTTGGTACAATGCTGCAGCCAACCAGCGACCCGAGGTGGGGCTGTTGCCACAAGGCAGTCACAGTCGCAAGCAGCGGCAGCCAATCAGACTCCAAATGGCTGATGGAAGTGAAGTGACCATCAAAGAGGAGGATGATGATCTTCTTTACTGTGGGGAGAACATCACTGCACAGACTGTCTCCAATCAAACCACAGAGCAGGTCAACCAGGGCGAACAGACTGAGGAAGTCCCCGAAGCAAATGCCTTTGACCCCAACCAGACTGCAGTGGGAGACCGAAGAGACTCTGGCAGTCATCTGAGTTTGAGCAACAAAGGGGAAGAGATGGAATTTTTCAATGCTAGTGACCTCTTACCGGATGAACTGAAGTCATTCTGGCAAGGAGAGAAAGAGGAGAAGGACACTGCCATACAGCAAAATCGCAAAATGGACTGCAAGTCACAGCTTGAGGCCTCATTCCCGCGGTCTTCAACATTTATACAAGACTTCCTTCCAGGTTCTACCATGCAATCCAACCTACGTAACCAGGGCTGCTCTGCACAATATGAAGTTCAAGGAGATGCCACCGTGGCCAGCACAACTACTCACCGCAATCTCTACCAAATTGGCCTTCCCCAGTCTCCTCACCTTCCAACGTTGGCCTCCACTTCCCAAACCTGTATGTCCAGCATTCCGGCTCAGACAACATGTCAGAATCCCCCGGTATTCCCAGATGGAGTCCAAGCAgtgccagctccagctccagctccagccagCCAGGTTCCCAGTGAAGCTGAGCGGAAACCCTATGGATGCACACAATGTGGGAAGACTTTCAGCTCCAGACAGAACTATGCCAAGCACATGTTTGTTCACACAG GTGAGAAACCTCATCAGTGCAGTGTTTGCTGGCGTTCATTCTCGCTCAGGGACTACTTGATAAAACACATGGTAACACACACAGGCGTGCGAGCGTACCAGTGCCCAGTGTGTAATAAACGCTTTACTCAAAAGAGTTCCCTCAACGTGCACATGCGGCTCCACCGTGGCGAGAAGGCCTTCGAGTGTCACGTCTGTAACAAACGTTTCTCGCACAAGACTCTGCTGGAGAGGCACATGGTCACACACATAATATAA